A window of Planctomycetia bacterium genomic DNA:
AGCTGTTTGTCCGTTACCTCCGTCATCAGCACGACGGGAGCATGAGCGAAGAGCGCGAGGACTTCGAGGATTTCCTTTATAAGTCCCCCACGCAATCGCTGGAGATGACCTACACGGTGCTCGACAGGATCATCGCGGTCGGCATCCTCGACCTCTGTCCGACCGCCATCTCCTCCGTCTATTTCTATTTCGATCCTGACGAGTCGTGGCGAAGCCCGGGCGTCTTCGGGGGTTTGTGCGAGATCGAGGAATGCCGGCGTCGCGCTCTGCCCTACTGGTATCTGGGGTTTTACGTCAATGACTGCGCGCGGATGAACTACAAGGCCGCGTTCCGGCCTCATCAACTGCTCGACTCTTCCATGCAATGGGTCGATCGATGTTCGGCGTAAGGCTGCACGCCGCAACCTGCCTCCAAAAATAACTCATCTGTAAAACGGCCGGACCGATAGTTCCTGTGCCGGGGACCGGCCAGCATGTTGACGACCCCATCCCGCAAGGATTGCGGGAAGCGTGCTTCGCAATTCAGGCTGCGAGGGCCTGGCGGAAAGCACCAACGGGCCGTCTGCGTGCCGCAATCATTATTAGGCGTATGGGGCCGCTTGGGGGGGCGGCCTCGTGCGTCATTTATCTCCGGCTTCTTTCCGCTCTCACTTCATCTCATGCCGACCCTGCCCTGCACCGATAAGTCAGTGCGTGGGACCCGCTCGCCATCAGCCCACGCGTACTCGCCATGCGAGAAACGCCTCGCCGATCAGGTGAACATCATGCTGCAAGTCGAGACACTCGAAGCGATCAAGCGGTCCGCCTCTATTCCGTCGATGCCGATGGTGGCGACGCGTTGCTATGAAATGACGCAGGATCCGCACTGCGACCTGAACAAGCTGGTCGAGCTCCTGGGCACCGACCCGGGGATCGCCGCGGTTGTCCTGCGGCTCTCCAACTCGTCGCTGTTCGGGTTGACCCGTCAGGTCTCTTCGCTGCACCAGGCGATGACGCTGCTGGGCATCAAGCGCGTTCGCGAACTGGTGCTCACGCGCTACCTGGTTCAGAAGACTCAGGAGATGACCACCGACCTCATCGACATCAACTACTACTG
This region includes:
- a CDS encoding arginyltransferase, which gives rise to MVILSVMDPHAMRAVPLTQLPLRRGPVHACPYLPGRTAVNEYTFAPLLPPQDYLALMDRGFRRSGEFVYRPVCDGCRECVPIRVPVARFTPSRSQRRVLRRNTDVRVAWGTPEPSTAKYELFVRYLRHQHDGSMSEEREDFEDFLYKSPTQSLEMTYTVLDRIIAVGILDLCPTAISSVYFYFDPDESWRSPGVFGGLCEIEECRRRALPYWYLGFYVNDCARMNYKAAFRPHQLLDSSMQWVDRCSA